The window TAGTTCTGGCGGGTGAGATTTTGGTCCAAGTGTTTGTTTGCGTGACGGCGGTTGCAGTTTAGTCCTCCAGCCTCATTCTCATTGCCATCATGTCGATGTGGTCTCCGGTGTTGGTTGGCATGTAGTCTGTAAGGAATAATGGAGGTTTAGCTCTTGGATCAGCGACTCTTCCAGGATGATAACTTCTTCTCTAGGCGCTGGGCTGGCAAGATCATGGTCTTCATGACTTCCCGCCCGCGATCAACAACGGTAGTAGGTTGGCTCCAGCGACGACGCGGCAGCGGCACGCCATCAGCCCATTCGGGAATCTTATACAGTTAAAAAGAACTTTAGAGGCTTACTAAAATGGTTCTTCAAGTTTCCGAGTTCCAAATTATTACATGTCACCGGAAGCCACAAAAGAGAAACATTGACGTCTTAAAGTTGAAAAAAAGTTGATGGGTTTAATTCGCCTCTCACTTGTTTAAGAGAAATGGTTAATGACCTTGCTAATCATCTTTAGGACGAGTGCCCGTACCCTCGAGTCGCCCTCTTGAGGGCAACTCGGGGGCGACAAACCTCGCCGTCCGCCTCCTCCCCTTCTCGTCCTATCCTCGCCGCTGCCGGAGACGGGCGCCGGGTCCCCCGTGCGGCCGCCGATGAGGGTGGCGGCGAGGCCCTCGGCCGCGACGCCGCTCGGGCTCGGGCCTAGGGTTTGAGGCGGCGGCCTCTGCTGGTGAGGGCGGCGTTGTCCTGACGGCGAGCGGCGCTCGCCGGAGTTGAGGGCCGCGTCTACTTGGCCGCGCGGGCGGCGAGTTGGCGGTGGATGCGGGCAGCGCGTGGAGGGATCCCCTGCTACTCTCCTTCGCCAGATCTGAAGACGGCGCCCCCATACTGCTGCTTCCTCCTCATCAGTCCGTCCGGATCCGGTGGCGGACTGCGCGGATGTGGGGTTGGGAGCTCTGGATCGGAGTAATTTCTTGGCCGGCTGCGGCGGCCACGACGCCGGCGGCGCTCCAGGCgttgtttccttcttgaaggcggcttcGAGATCCAGCTCCCTCCCCCTCGTCCTCCCCTTGCACCCGGGTGAAAACCCACAACTTtggttgggcggcggcggtgcccggctccgtcaccttcttgaaggcgccactTTGGGTCCGCGGGAAGGTGGGACAGCTGCAGCGCGTTCTTGGCGTTCCTGATGGCGGCGGTTCTCTCTTTAGTGGTGTCGCTTTCTCCATGACGGTCGGCTGGTCCGGCTCTCGTGGTGATTGTGGTGCCCAACTCTTCGTCGTGTCTTCCTGGGGTGCTCCCGTCCCGTTCAGAGAggctggaggtggagcggcttcatcttgcacggagcttcggtggagatgtcaagtcatgcctgaccgacaggtgctacgctttgtcatgcctggtcggcaggtgctacgcacgacagatcttccaaagacttcaagttgtgtcggctggtggtacttggcagcatggtgctgaggtgtgtcagtggcgaccgcgacgtgctcagatgtttgcgcgcagggagaaggtgccgttgggcgccgtggtggcatcgatgatagctggaccgagcaaggttgatgcatcagtacagttctgaagatggagcgatgGCAGTTGGCGGCGGTGGCCTCTGAGTGCACGCCGGACCGGTGAGACCCATGCTCGGCAGGCGTCCTAGATGGGacatcaggtcttagatgttaggtttagttgcgatgtctgtttggtattaggcccaggctatctgcgccccttcatcaactggatagagttgcttagacggcggctttagtcttactgttgtattactttgtaaggtcttatgagaataattaataaagtgatcgtatgcatcgctcagatgcagaggctgagggtcatcctccttttctaaaaaaaatcatctTTCTTTTGCTTCTGGGTTCATTCTTGTACAATCATAAGTATGTGCTTTCAAAATTAAGGCGAGTCTCCCTGTTTTGGAGGATTTACTTTCAGACTGCAGTGTCAGAAAGGCGCCTTAATTCTTATCTAATTCTTGTCTTGGAGTGATTAAACGTCCTAGTTAAGTAGTATAAACCCAATAGACTTTAACAGCAAGTACACTTCAAATATCACCAAGGTTAACATGCATTTTTACTAGTGCAATATTTGCCGATTAATAGTACTAAATAAAACACACAAGCGAATAACAGCGGGTCTGCTTCAAATACCAACAACTGCAACAACAAACACAGGAGGGCCATCACAAACCAACACTTACTGAATTCGCTTCAACAGTTCTTTCTTGAGCTCATACAACAACACAACAGTATACATACACCAAATAGTGGTCCATAACAAGAAGTATCCATATGCGGTTCTCATCGCACTGCGTATTTACACGGAGATAACTCCCCACACTGCACGTCGTGGTTACTTAATAGGTGCGATAATCGCAGTAGTCTTTTCGAGGAAAAAAGAGATGAGCCTGCCGGGTTCTTCCCAGGGCACTGCAAGATCGTCATCACATGTTTACTGCCGTGGCGGCTTCAGGGTGGTAGTGAAGCATCTCCTGCCACATCATTTCCCTGATCATCTCTGAGCTGATGTTCTCATCTATGTCAAGATCGATGGGCACTTGCGCGGGAGGGTTTGCACTTGGGTCATAAAGAGGAGACATGTAAGGGTGTTCAAGGGCCTGGGTAACACTGATCCTTTTAGTAGGATCGAAGATGAGCATCTTCTGTAATAGATCGATGGCCAGAGGATGTGCATGTGGGTACATACTTGCGAGTGGAACACCGGGAGTGTAGGGAAGGGTCTTGATATATCTGCGAGCCTTTGGGTTGTCGATGAACTCCAGGTCAGACTCGCTCATGGTGCCAAGAACATTGACTATCAGTTTTAGCTGATTCAGGCACTCTGTCCCAGGAAAAATAGGCTTGCGGCCAAGTAGCTCAGCAAAGATGCAGCCAACAGACCAAACATCGATGGAAGTGCCGTAGTTGTCACAGCAAAGCAGCAACTCAGGAGCCCTATACCAGCGGGTGACGACGTATTCAGTCATAAACTGGCCTTTACTACTGTTTGTACGTGCAAGACCAAAATCACATATCTTCAGATCACAGTTTGCATTCACCAGTAGGTTCCCAGGTTTTAGGTCTCTGTGGAGTATCTCTGCTGAATGGAGGTATTTCAGTCCTCGAAGCAACTGCAATCAAAATAACAACATCTTAAATCATCAACAGAAAATGTAGATAGGAAGAATAAAAAAGAATTCAAAAGATCTTACAATAACAGGTTAAATGAAGCACAAGGGTAACATAAATTAAAAATTCATCAGCATGCTTATACTTGTGTAGAATGAATGCTTTTACTTCTTTAGAATGAATGCTTTTACGTAGAGACATAGTTCTGTTAGAATGCATGCTTATACTTCATGTAGTGGTAGAGATACTTTTTTAGTTTAATGTATGTACATAAAAGCTTAAATTCTAAAAAGAATgtcattttataaaaaaaatattagaaAGCCCCAATTCATTGGATGCGGAGGTCTGACAAGTGACAAAGTGAAGTCCAAGTAGTCATATTCAATATATCAGCTGGATTGCTAAGTCTGGCTGTTACCATGTTAACAAAATAAGTTGTAATTAgaaacatccaaacagaaggtgctAATtttaggttgcatttggacatgagCCTGTGTTggtcttttttatttatttcatgAGGCAGCAAGACAATGCCTCGCAATGTGACTGAGAGTAATACAGGTTGATGCAGAAAAGGAAAATTCACATATCGCGTATGAACTATGCTATTGTGTCTAACGTTTAAAAATAAATACCAAAGCGTAATAGAAAAGGTGAAGAACCCAACAATATATTCCATGCCATCCAATTCGAAGTTGTCTATATAGCTATAGAGTGAAGCTGCCTTCCACTCTAAAGTTACTAGAAGATACCTTCTGTCCAGCTGTCAATCTAAAGGGCTGCAACCTGGGTTTCGAAACAAAGATAAGTGGCCAGTTATTGCCAGTTCTTTCAAAACCCATTGAGTGAAGGACCATGTGAAACTGACCAGAATCACACAGGATGACAATGACATGCCAAGTTGCACTTCTGTTCCCAATTTTACCTAGGTTTCACAGTTTTCATTCGAGCTGGCACAAACTTCAAGAATATTGTGTAAAAATGTGAAAAGAAGTTCATGGTTGGATTGAGTAACATTTAAGTGTTTACAAAACAGTGTGTGTATTTCAAGTTCGAATCGACAAAGACACCTAACAGTGTGTATTGCAGCGACCAATTAATCTGGTACAGACTAAAGTACCATCCTTGATGAATACTAGAGTGAACTTGCGAATATAATGGGTAATGTACACATGCAGATATAAGATGTATTATCACAAATGGTGCAGGTAGTGAAAGTAATAAGGAGAAGATACATACTCACTACAATTAAATAATTAAATGTCAAAGAGCGATGGAAAAGGTGTGATCCGAGCATTACCTGAAAAAGAAAATATTGGCAGTGGTCGTTGGAAAGCCCCTGAGGCGATTTGATTATCTGATGCAGGTCAGTATCCATGAGCTCATAAACCAAGTACACATCCTTAAAGCTCCTCCTTTGTACAGGCATCATTATATCCTTCAAAGAAATAACATTCTCATGGCGGAGATGCCGGAGGAGTTTCAGCTCCCGCAAGGTCCTTAGTGCATCCACACGGTTGTCGAATACATTATGTATCTTCTTTATCGCTACTTTCTCGTTTGTCTCACGGTTTATGGATGAGCAAACTATTCCATAAGCTCCTCGGCCGATGGGCTTGATAGGCACATACTTGGTGTCAATCTCAAACAAGGTTTGCCACATTGAGTAGTAGTGCTTCCCTTGGTTTCCCATGCCATTCGGAGGATCCACCAGCATTGCCATTTTCAACTAACAAAACAAAACATAACTTAGTATACCATAAATAACAGTACAATAAGCAAATTTAATTTCTTTGAGCTTACACAATCACCAAATTTTGAATCTGAAAAATTAAGTCAGCTTCATTATAAAATACTAGTTGTAACAATGTGGTTCTAACCACCCATCTTTGAACACTCTCCTAACCTCCGGACCTTAGGATCAATAGCTGAATCTATATTTACGTTGTTTGGGTCTTAAACTCAAGATCCCTTGACTTGACTCTGATACCGTATTGAAGTGCATGCACCTAACCATAACCAGTTCACCCAAAAGCTTAAGCTGATGAGGAGAGGTTGACAGTATACAATTCTCCAACTAAACCAGGCTTTGGTAACAAATTTACATGACCTCAGATGCCAATAGAACACACAATCTTCTTTTTTTTTGGTACTAAGTGTTTATGTGGAACTCCAAGTAGAAGAAGAATTCAGAACTGAACCTAAACTGTACCATGCACCACGAGCTACAAGGCTCATAAATTCTGATCAGAATAGGCAACAGTGAATGAACTATATATAAGCAGTACATGTTCGCATGTCATCTAAGTGCAGTTGTACTTATCTAAGCTTATAAATGGGCATGGACGCTGACCAATTCAGCTCTTGAAATGATCAGCTTCAATGTCCATTTATATAAGCTTATAAATGGTAACTTTGATCGCTAGCGCTGCCAATCCGCGCATCACCACCATGCAATGCTACTCACTGCCACCTCTCACGCGCATTCTCATCAGCCTCAGTGCTAAACGCACAAACCGAATCCGCAGTCCCAGCGACGGGCAGACGGATGGCGTGCAAGAAACCCATAGCTCCGGTCGCCAGATCGTCGCCCAGATGATTATCAGGGCAAGAAATGCCCCCAGACAATCATCGCACACCCCCGTGAACAGCATGGCCCGATGCATCACCGGTCAGCCGGAGCACAGGCGTGCGCGCGGTACCGGGAATCGAATTATTTGGGCGGGACACTCGACTAGGCACGCACGCAGGCACGCACCCGGCGGCGCAATCCGAGCTCGCCAGCTGGGGCTGCTTGGATCAGGGGCGCCCGATTTCCGCGGGACGGAGACCGGCGCAGTCCGTCCGGACAAGAACCCGCCGATCTCGGGCCGCGGAGGCCAAGCACAAGGATTGCGGAGAGAAGGGAGAGATGCTCACTTacacgagaggggaggggagagcagCTGGTAGAGGAGAGGAGGGGGGAGGGGTAGGTGGGTAGGATTAGAGCAGCCGCGGCGCCATGNNNNNNNNNNNNNNNNNNNNNNNNNNNNNNNNNNNNNNNNNNNNNNNNNNNNNNNNNNNNNNNNNNNNNNNNNNNNNNNNNNNNNNNNNNNNNNNNNNNNNNNNNNNNNNNNNNNNNNNNNNNNNNNNNNNNNNNNNNNNNNNNNNNNNNNNNNNNNNNNNNNNNNNNNNNNNNNNNNNNNNNNNNNNNNNNNNNNNNNNNNNNNNNNNNNNNNNNNNNNNNNNNNNNNNNNNNNNNNNNNNNNNNNNNNNNNNNNNNNNNNNNNNNNNNNNNNNNNNNNNNNNNNNNNNNNNNNNNNNNNNNNNNNNNNNNNNNNNNNNNNNNNNNNNNNNNNNNNNNNNNNNNNNNNNNNNNNNNNNNNNNNNNNNNNNNNNNNNNNNNNNNNNNNNNNNNNNNNNNNNNNNNNNNNNNNNNNNNNNNNNNNNNNNNNNNNNNNNNNNNNNNNNNNNNNNNNNNNNNNNNNNNNNNNNNNNNNNNNNNNNNNNNNNNNNNNNNNNNNNNNNNNNNNNNNNNNNNNNNNNNNNNNNNNNNNNNNNNNNNNNNNNNNNNNNCGGACGAGGCGAGGAATATTCCTCCGTCCCCGGCGAGGCGCGTGGGAGTGGGGAGGGGACGGTGGCCGTCGGTCCGGGGGATGGGCGCGGGCGGGCCGTCCgatgcggcgcggggcggcgccacGTGCGCGcgagtgggggtggggtggggaggagggaggcgcctgcCGTGGGATGGAAGGGAGGGGATTGGTCCCGTTGTCCCCGTGTGCGCGTGGCGGTGGCGGTCGGTGGCGGCAGGCGGCACGCCTCGGTTCGACAGGCGTGCGTGAATGTGTTTCACGAGCGGGTTGAGTGAGTGAGTGAGTCATGATGGGTCGCTTCGAGTACAAGAGATTGTACGGGCAGTGTGGCTTTGGTATGAACGCCATGGATCGAGTACCGCACCGGTACGACTTGTGCACGCTGCGTGTGTGCTTTTGTGGGGGATGTTTTAAGGTGCACCATGTAATAAACACCTTGATCTTTCAGTGCTGCCGGATTTTGTTTACGTAGAGAGCACATGGCATGGCATGCATGCACAGATCTTGCAAAAAAAAATCACCGAGTGATGATGTCATCGTAGATTCAGATGTACAGATGGTTTACCTCACGGACCGTTCACCCCGATTAGCGATCTGTTTTCGCTGATGAGCTAGTCTGATAACGGCTTCTGTAAGGCTGGTAAGTATGTCTAGAGAAGGGTGAATACTACCAAGCCAAAAGTTtgactcttttttttttctaaaTTTTAATTTCTTTGGCAATTTTAGGCGTTTTTAACAATCTATCAAGCACCACACACACATACAAGTTTATAAGAATGTACTGTAGGAACTAGGAAGCAGACAGTAAAGACATGTTAGTGGAAGTAAACAAGTAGAGTTAGAGATACGCACAAACATGGGTTGGCTCAGTCAAAAATATGCAGGGGCACGCCATGCGCAGCCGTTCATTTGCATCGTGATCGAGAAACTTATTCTGGCTGAAATTGGATGTAAGAGAGATGCAAACTAGGAACCCTATGAATATGACACAATATACTTGAACTAATACTTCGTCCAACCGTTCTTCTACATCTTTTTTCTGTAAGTTTTGTCCGTCTTGTTCTCAGCTGATGTTTCTTTTCAATCGAGTTTTCATCCATTGATTATGTTCATCTTTTTCTTGTTGGGTCCTACGGTAGGCTGCGTCGACTACAAattaaattttcctacgcgcagaacaaccatgaacatgctacgggagatggatcacagatcgttaccactagacgcgtagtgcTGTGCAGCgaaagtagagttgaggcagcgcgttcCCGGAGTCGCCTCGCGTTCCCAGAGTCGTCTCCTCCTTACCGGTCTCCCACGTAGCCGATAGGATCCCGcgaacaggttcgccggagcggcgcaagtgcagcgcctctaacggtatctgcacgtgcaggaggaacgtcgtgcggcggactgctaggtccgatcacacaaccggcggcgagtggaggtggctagttgcaacacatgcaaagccctaacgACGGCGCCGAAACGATCAACTCAATAAGTGTGTcgcacctccactatttataggcatccgtcgtgggctcaacacttgggccttgcaccgatcctaaagcccaaagtctactcggtcgcgttccaagtccagctcggatcacatccgaccagtgtcctctgaaccgaccttgtaggttccttcccttaagcgcgcgaccccttaggttcaagtcggctcggTCACAGTTCGAATTACCTCCGACCTGCATggttggtagcagcctctagcaaggcgtgccgaccaccaagcagactatgaagctagttaggcaaacctgtacaacgtgtcacacttctgttccctttgcctcacgatatatgttgtcgggctcaaggcgaggttgtcatccttgtgctagcccgacctctttctcattccagtgataccgaccacaaaccggattatctcataatccttgtcgcatgaccatgcttatcctggtcggatcacacgaggggcccagagtatatctctcctgatcggaggggcaaattccATCTTGCTcgcccatgtctcgcagcatgggactggacaaacccgaaacctacctttgtaactacccagtcacggaatagcgtttggtcggcccaaagcaagtctgtcaccatcccgagtacatgcgtcagctcaggtcttaggacatagaatgtatgttgtactagagactcatagatgacatatcgctgtgtctcatagttgggtctatccgactcagaccttatctcgactcgaattcgactatgtcgaatccgaccagatccttccgagttcatattatccagttagcatccaatgctccatggctagtgagaccgagccatccaccgtgtcatatTCTAGTCTAGTCCAACGTGTGCCCACACGTCACTTACGACTAGGGACAATTTAGGGTGTATCATACTACACAAGATCTCACAGACAAGTCACGTGCTTGCCAACAAGTATCATTGAttacatccaaggactatctttattcataaacacataggaaatatcatcatacatgattgcctctagggcatatctccaacacttcTTCCTCGGTTGATCGGTTTGCATTGTCACGTTGCACTACTCTTCTCTCTCATGTCATATAATTTCTTCCTTTTTCTCGCTTGATCGTCTTCTTTCTCAAGTCGTTTTACATCCATCCAACTATCTTCGTCCCTATTATGCCACATTACAAATTCATGCCATGGTTCATCGGATTGCAAATTCATGGACTCTTTATTACATGTCCCTTTTGTGGTATAATAGATTATGCTGCCTTGGACATAATCCTCGTTTTGTTCTAACTGTTTTAGTTACAGATACCACTGCGATTACATTCTTCCAGCCGCAATGATTGATCTCACAAACCGTTAACCCAATTAGTGGTCCATTTTCACTGGTGAGCTTGTCTCGACGAGGGCTTCTGTAGGATCgataagtatgtctagagggaggaTAAATAGACTAATAAATCAAAGAATGGATTATTTTCTCAAATTTTAACTTCCTTGGCAATTTATGATTTTCTAGCAATCTATCAAGCacactacacatgcaagtctacaaGAGTATAAGCATTGGAAAGTAAAGACATGCAAGTGAAAGTAAACGAGTACAATTAGATATGCGCAAACATGGGTTGGCTCGGTGAAGAAATTTTTTTCGTGGTTCGGATAGTTGGTGTTGTCTTACATCCATGTTGATGAAAGCTTTGACTCACGAAGGGTCTAAGATCACAAGGATCTCAACTACAAGATTCCATAAAGGAACGGTCTATAGAGGACACTCACCCACAAAGGATCCACAGAGGAGAAACCAACATATTCCACCATGGCGTAAGCCCACGAGGGACTAGCCTCACTAAGGCAAATCTTCACGAAGCAACCCTTACAGGCTTCTTGGGTTATTCACAATCGTTTAAGACTTCGAAGCACGTAGCCAATCTAGGAGGCACACACCCTCCAAAAGCAATTACTCCTTTAAAGGATGTTGGAGTACCGCCTCCCGGGGCTTCACTGCGCGAGAGTGCCATATGTTTCGTGCACGCGTCTCGTCGATGCCTTGCGGGCGTGCTCCACGTCGCATAGTCTGTGCGGTCGCCTAGCCCTCGGTCGGTTTCCCTCGGGGGGTCCATGACACGCGGGTTGTTGGGGTTAAATTCGACAGATCTGGAGTATGAGGTCCCTAGCTGGTGATCTTGGCTAGATGGTAACAGGATGAACAagagacatgatgtttacccaggtttgggccctcttgaagaggtaaaaccctacatcattCTTCTCTTATATTGCTTGTGATGGAGTACAAAGTATAGGATGATTTGCCTCGAGATTCGTAAGTGTATGAACCTATCTTAACTTCGAACTAAACCTCTCGACTTATATAGGGACCAGGGGTACTGTGACGCCCCCGTTCGCTAAACATCCACGCAGCATACACAATCAAGATCAATGACTCACGGTATAATATCACAATACAACTCTACGACACAATGGATATACATAAATCTCACATGTTACAAGCCAGGGCAGCAACAGAAGAGAGTAGAGTATCATGTCATATAGTAACAAGTATATAACTGTTgacaaacgtagcatgcaatttcaaaaaaaatcatatgctcacgcaagatctatctaggagatgcatagcaaggatagggggagagtgtgtccacgtaccctcgtagaccgaaagcgaaagcgttaacttaacgcggttgatgtagtcgaacgtcttctcgaatcaaccgatcaagtaccgaacgtacggcacctccgagttctgcacacgttcagctcgatgacgtccctcaaactcttgatccagtagaggcacgaaggagtcgatgagtttcgtcagcacgatggcgtggtgacggtgttggtgatgtgatccatgcagggcttcgcctaagcactacgacaatatgaccagaggattaaatggtggaggggggcaccacacacggctaagaaacaactattgtgtcttggggtgcccccttgcccctgtatataaaggaggagagcggAGGCTGCCGGCCCTGGGGGATGCACCAAGTGGGGGtgagtcccactaggactcctagtcctagtcgccccccttcctttccaactgagggggaaaagagggaagtggagggaaagagagagggagaaggaaagggggccgcgcccctcccccttgTTCTATGGGAGGGGGCGCCACCTCTGCGGCCTGCCTCCTCTTTCCCATATGgcgcaataaggcccattacttccccgggggggttc is drawn from Triticum dicoccoides isolate Atlit2015 ecotype Zavitan chromosome 6B, WEW_v2.0, whole genome shotgun sequence and contains these coding sequences:
- the LOC119320135 gene encoding mitogen-activated protein kinase 3; the protein is MAMLVDPPNGMGNQGKHYYSMWQTLFEIDTKYVPIKPIGRGAYGIVCSSINRETNEKVAIKKIHNVFDNRVDALRTLRELKLLRHLRHENVISLKDIMMPVQRRSFKDVYLVYELMDTDLHQIIKSPQGLSNDHCQYFLFQLLRGLKYLHSAEILHRDLKPGNLLVNANCDLKICDFGLARTNSSKGQFMTEYVVTRWYRAPELLLCCDNYGTSIDVWSVGCIFAELLGRKPIFPGTECLNQLKLIVNVLGTMSESDLEFIDNPKARRYIKTLPYTPGVPLASMYPHAHPLAIDLLQKMLIFDPTKRISVTQALEHPYMSPLYDPSANPPAQVPIDLDIDENISSEMIREMMWQEMLHYHPEAATAVNM